Proteins encoded in a region of the Coffea eugenioides isolate CCC68of chromosome 4, Ceug_1.0, whole genome shotgun sequence genome:
- the LOC113769513 gene encoding lys-63-specific deubiquitinase BRCC36-like: MSLTAVKMTEEVWLTCLTHALSTETEEIMGLLLGDIQPSRNGSVTALIWCALPQPRSDRRKDRVETNPEQLTAASAHAEKMTLAMGRTTRVIGWYHSHPHITVFPSHVDVRTQAMYQLLDSGFIGLIFSCFSEDAQKVGRIQVTAFQSLDGKQQHMLQPVSLSSVNRGAVIDIESSLSSSEKTLTRGSLTRDVEEDTADSRAIALASKGEGKSSDLGGFFANADARMGDSDRFNSFSHSVTDLDPMDMSESMQEAMHRSNLEMSGAEFVRKEVPLLVLPSSSLLRVDAPLESFVELQRVLYEEERTAYNQAIEQNMSDGKAHPITYIHHTSTYQASMCKLMEYCLSPAISTLQDRLRENETRLRMLSDEAKILETDISRGSESKSISPRNVPSHGLLRGSASFGHRDRDLYSPGELSNMKNVANPVARSRKG, from the exons CCCTCAAGAAATGGTAGTGTGACTGCTCTGATATGGTGTGCGTTGCCTCAGCCTCGTTCCGATCGGAGGAAGGATCGAGTAGAGACTAATCCCGAGCAGTTGACTGCTGCATCAGCTCATGCAGAG AAAATGACCTTGGCAATGGGGAGAACAACAAGAGTGATTGGCTGGTACCACTCTCACCCTCATATTACAGTATTTCCATCCCACGTTG ATGTTCGGACTCAGGCCATGTATCAACTTCTAGATTCTGGGTTTATTGGACTGATATTTTCATGTTTCAGTGAGGATGCCCAAAAG GTTGGAAGAATTCAAGTTACTGCATTTCAGTCCTTGGATGGGAAGCAGCAGCATATGTTACAACCTGTTTCCCTGTCCTCTGTAAATAGAGGTGCTGTTATAGATATTGAGTCATCTTTAAGTTCATCAGAGAAAACATTGACTAGAGGCAGTTTGACAAGAGATGTTGAAGAAGACACTGCTGATTCAAGAGCTATTGCTTTAGCTTCTAAG GGTGAGGGAAAATCTTCAGACCTGGGGGGTTTCTTTGCTAACGCTGATGCCAGAATGGGAGACAGCGACCGTTTCAACAGCTTTAGTCATTCAGTTACTGACCTAGATCCCATGGACATGTCAGAAAGTATGCAGGAGGCTATGCACCGTTCAAATTTGGAGATGAG TGGTGCTGAATTTGTGAGGAAGGAAGTTCCCCTTCTTGTTCTACCATCCTCATCTCTCCTTCGTGTTGATGCGCCTTTAGAATCATTTGTAGAACTACAACGTGTCTTATATGAAGAGGAAAGGACTGCCTATAATCAAGCAATTGAACAAAATATGAG TGATGGAAAAGCGCATCCGATTACGTATATTCATCATACATCAACATATCAAGCTTCCATGTGCAAGTTAATGGAATATTG CTTGAGTCCTGCCATTTCTACTCTTCAGGATCGCTTGAGGGAGAATGAGACCCGG TTAAGGATGTTATCAGACGAAGCCAAGATTTTGGAGACTGATATTTCTAGAGGGAGTGaatcaaaatcaatttctcCTCGTAATGTTCCATCGCATGGGCTACTACGTGGTAGTGCTTCATTTGGTCATAGAGATAGGGATTTGTATAGTCCTGGTGAGTTGAGCAACATGAAGAATGTTGCTAATCCTGTCGCCCGGAGCCGAAAAGGATAG
- the LOC113767483 gene encoding WD repeat-containing protein 43 isoform X1 — translation MAKEKLKSLITAFNPDGSYLAILSPDGTVKVWNTSNGSKFAEWREIDDIANVSFSCMACSFVGKMRRKERGTCLVAVGTNSGDLSVVNISVGQVMWKSSGRYPGGIASLTFRSKGSRIHAIGNCGLASEIISETGELAREFKITKKSMVSAAYISDDKITAAIGQKIRILSLDDGREVLKLSSNWDQLRCISSCDDAKFIVASGVGKKSIQVWRCNFGEGDVTNGLILSLKHRPLTIECKNGCDGEDSLIVLSVSEAGMAYLWNMRSVSDDVNPSKISVKGNMEEADSLKKHCVSIIAARIHALETTGQVKALISFGSVDSPQFSVVDIPGPGQDVVITAANIDMQENGIQGDEGVSKQKEKPKKKRAASDIETASRVALIDNGYGDRKDGIQIDDDLNEPTMGEKLANLNLLEMDEAKSNKNIESSPRTKPPSADSVYILLKQALHADDRALLVDCLFRQDEKVIANSVSLLNPSDVLKLLQSLVRIIESRGAVLVCALSWLRSLLLQHASGIMSQESSLLALNTLYQLIESRVSTFNQALQLSSSLDLLYAGIVDEGEEENETITPAFFEDNSDEDTTGDAMETESDENGEEPEKSW, via the exons ATGGCGAAAGAGAAGCTTAAATCCCTAATTACAGCTTTCAACCCTGATGGTAGCTACCTTGCTATTCTATCGCCGGATGGAACCGTTAAG GTGTGGAACACCAGTAATGGGAGTAAATTCGCAGAGTGGAGAGAGATAGATGATATTGCCAATGTTAGTTTTTCATGTATGGCTTGCAGCTTTGTTGGCAAGATG CGCAGAAAAGAGCGAGGCACTTGCTTAGTAGCCGTCGGCACAAATAGCGGTGACCTTTCTGTGGTTAATATTTCAGTTGGTCAAGTTATGTGGAAATCTAGTGGCCGTTACCCTGG TGGAATTGCTAGTCTTACTTTTAGAAGTAAGGGAAGTAGAATTCATGCTATTGGAAATTGTGGCCTGGCGTCTGAAATCATCTCTGAAACTGGAGAACTTGCTAGAGAGTTCAAAATCACTAAAAAATCTATGGTATCAGCTGCATATATATCTG ATGATAAAATCACTGCTGCAATTGGTCAGAAGATAAGAATTTTAAGTCTGGATGACGGGAGAGAAGTACTGAAGCTTTCATCTAATTGG gATCAGCTGCGATGCATTTCCAGTTGTGATGATGCCAAGTTCATAGTTGCATCTGGAGTAGGCAAGAAAAGCATCCAAGTATGGAGGTGCAACTTTGGTGAAGGGGACGTTACTAATGGTCTTATTCTTTCCCTGAAACATCGTCCCCTGACTATCGAATGCAAGAATGGCTGTGATGGGGAAGATAGTTTGATAGTCCTCTCAGTTTCTGAGGCCGGTATGGCTTATTTGTGGAACATGAGATCTGTCTCTGATGATGTGAATCCATCTAAAATTTCTGTCAAAGGCAATATGGAAGAAGCAGATTCCCTCAAAAAGCATTGTGTATCCATAATTGCTGCTAGAATACATGCTCTGGAGACAACAGGACAAGTAAAAGCTCTCATTTCATTTGGTTCCGTAGATTCCCCACAATTTTCGGTTGTAGACATTCCTGGACCAGGTCAGGATGTTGTCATAACTGCCGCAAATAttgatatgcaagaaaatggGATTCAGGGTGATGAAG GTGTatcaaagcaaaaagaaaagccAAAAAAGAAGCGTGCTGCATCCGATATTGAGACTGCAAGCAGAGTAGCTTTAATTGATAATG GTTATGGAGATCGAAAGGATGGTATTCAAATTGATGATGACTTAAATGAGCCAACAATGGGCGAGAAACTTGCAAATCTTAATTTACTAGAGATGGATGAAGCTAAGAGCAATAAGAATATTGAGTCCTCCCCTCGCACAAAGCCTCCAAGTGCTGATTCAGTTTATATTCTGCTTAAGCAAGCACTGCATGCTGATGATCGAGCACTTCTAGTAGATTGTTTATTTAGACAAGATGAAAAG GTCATTGCAAATTCAGTGTCACTGTTGAATCCATCGGATGTTCTTAAGCTTTTGCAGTCCCTTGTACGTATAATCGAGTCTAG GGGGGCTGTCCTGGTTTGTGCTCTTTCATGGCTGAGAAGTTTACTACTACAACATGCAAGCGGAATAATGTCCCAAGAATCTTCTTTACTTGCCTTGAACACTTTATATCAG CTCATAGAATCTAGAGTTTCAACTTTCAATCAAGCTCTTCAACTATCCAGTAGCTTGGACTTACTTTATGCAGGA ATTGTTGACGAGGgcgaagaagaaaatgaaaccaTAACACCGGCATTTTTCGAGGACAACAGCGATGAGGATACGACTGGAGATGCCATGGAAACAGAAAGTGATGAGAATGGCGAAGAACCAGAAAAATCTTGGTGA
- the LOC113768381 gene encoding late embryogenesis abundant protein Dc3-like: MASQDQTCRAGEAKGQAQEKAGEMLDSMRDKAQQGKDNASELGHSAAHDAAHEKKDQTGSETGAAGDKISGTAQATKEKTSETAQAAKEKAVGAAQATKEKAAEMSEAAKETAEAGKEKTGGILQQTGEQVKSMAQGAADAVKHTFGMAEGTDENKDKDHPTKRDDH, translated from the exons ATGGCATCCCAGGATCAGACCTGCAGAGCTGGTGAAGCCAAGGGTCAAGCTCAG GAAAAGGCAGGAGAAATGTTGGATAGCATGAGGGATAAGGCACAGCAGGGCAAAGACAATGCATCTGAGTTGGGGCATTCGGCGGCTCATGACGCTGCCCATGAGAAGAAAGACCAGACTGGAAGCGAGACTGGCGCTGCCGGGGACAAGATTTCAGGAACCGCACAAGCCACAAAAGAAAAGACTTCTGAAACAGCTCAAGCTGCCAAAGAAAAGGCTGTAGGAGCAGCTCAGGCTACTAAGGAGAAGGCTGCTGAAATGAGCGAGGCAGCTAAGGAGACGGCAGAAGCTGGAAAAGAGAAGACTGGAGGGATCCTACAGCAGACTGGGGAACAAGTCAAGAGCATGGCTCAAGGTGCTGCTGATGCTGTGAAGCATACTTTTGGCATGGCCGAAGGTACAGATGAAAACAAGGATAAAGACCATCCCACCAAAAGGGACGACCATTAG
- the LOC113767906 gene encoding late embryogenesis abundant protein 29-like, with product MDRNPTTGYTPAQVPGQAQMRRNDQVDQPNQDYATNFLQETGSHLKDVAQGAADAGKGAVLGAASMARGAAAGAANIAHGAADAVKHTLGLDATGNADNTCNWPSSNHPAAAGNSTTDWPSHGAADSNLLGNTNRPTSNLADTTNYPANLMDDSTNLPGSLHNNPNARKNI from the exons ATGGACCGCAATCCCACTACCGGCTACACTCCTGCACAAGTGCCCGGACAAGCTCAG ATGAGGAGGAACGACCAAGTTGACCAGCCGAACCAGGACTACGCCACCAACTTCCTTCAAGAG ACTGGATCACATTTGAAGGACGTGGCCCAAGGAGCAGCAGACGCTGGGAAAGGAGCAGTGCTGGGTGCCGCGAGCATGGCCAGGGGAGCAGCGGCGGGAGCAGCTAATATAGCGCACGGGGCAGCTGATGCGGTGAAGCATACGTTGGGGCTGGATGCCACCGGCAACGCCGACAACACTTGTAATTGGCCAAGTTCTAATCATCCGGCAGCAGCAGGAAACAGTACAACTGACTGGCCATCTCACGGTGCTGCTGACTCCAATCTTCTTGGGAATACAAACCGCCCAACCAGCAATCTTGCAGACACTACAAACTATCCCGCTAACCTCATGGACGATAGCACAAACTTGCCCGGCTCCCTCCACAACAACCCCAACGCCAGGAAGAATATTTGA
- the LOC113767483 gene encoding uncharacterized protein LOC113767483 isoform X2, with protein MWKSSGRYPGGIASLTFRSKGSRIHAIGNCGLASEIISETGELAREFKITKKSMVSAAYISDDKITAAIGQKIRILSLDDGREVLKLSSNWDQLRCISSCDDAKFIVASGVGKKSIQVWRCNFGEGDVTNGLILSLKHRPLTIECKNGCDGEDSLIVLSVSEAGMAYLWNMRSVSDDVNPSKISVKGNMEEADSLKKHCVSIIAARIHALETTGQVKALISFGSVDSPQFSVVDIPGPGQDVVITAANIDMQENGIQGDEGVSKQKEKPKKKRAASDIETASRVALIDNGYGDRKDGIQIDDDLNEPTMGEKLANLNLLEMDEAKSNKNIESSPRTKPPSADSVYILLKQALHADDRALLVDCLFRQDEKVIANSVSLLNPSDVLKLLQSLVRIIESRGAVLVCALSWLRSLLLQHASGIMSQESSLLALNTLYQLIESRVSTFNQALQLSSSLDLLYAGIVDEGEEENETITPAFFEDNSDEDTTGDAMETESDENGEEPEKSW; from the exons ATGTGGAAATCTAGTGGCCGTTACCCTGG TGGAATTGCTAGTCTTACTTTTAGAAGTAAGGGAAGTAGAATTCATGCTATTGGAAATTGTGGCCTGGCGTCTGAAATCATCTCTGAAACTGGAGAACTTGCTAGAGAGTTCAAAATCACTAAAAAATCTATGGTATCAGCTGCATATATATCTG ATGATAAAATCACTGCTGCAATTGGTCAGAAGATAAGAATTTTAAGTCTGGATGACGGGAGAGAAGTACTGAAGCTTTCATCTAATTGG gATCAGCTGCGATGCATTTCCAGTTGTGATGATGCCAAGTTCATAGTTGCATCTGGAGTAGGCAAGAAAAGCATCCAAGTATGGAGGTGCAACTTTGGTGAAGGGGACGTTACTAATGGTCTTATTCTTTCCCTGAAACATCGTCCCCTGACTATCGAATGCAAGAATGGCTGTGATGGGGAAGATAGTTTGATAGTCCTCTCAGTTTCTGAGGCCGGTATGGCTTATTTGTGGAACATGAGATCTGTCTCTGATGATGTGAATCCATCTAAAATTTCTGTCAAAGGCAATATGGAAGAAGCAGATTCCCTCAAAAAGCATTGTGTATCCATAATTGCTGCTAGAATACATGCTCTGGAGACAACAGGACAAGTAAAAGCTCTCATTTCATTTGGTTCCGTAGATTCCCCACAATTTTCGGTTGTAGACATTCCTGGACCAGGTCAGGATGTTGTCATAACTGCCGCAAATAttgatatgcaagaaaatggGATTCAGGGTGATGAAG GTGTatcaaagcaaaaagaaaagccAAAAAAGAAGCGTGCTGCATCCGATATTGAGACTGCAAGCAGAGTAGCTTTAATTGATAATG GTTATGGAGATCGAAAGGATGGTATTCAAATTGATGATGACTTAAATGAGCCAACAATGGGCGAGAAACTTGCAAATCTTAATTTACTAGAGATGGATGAAGCTAAGAGCAATAAGAATATTGAGTCCTCCCCTCGCACAAAGCCTCCAAGTGCTGATTCAGTTTATATTCTGCTTAAGCAAGCACTGCATGCTGATGATCGAGCACTTCTAGTAGATTGTTTATTTAGACAAGATGAAAAG GTCATTGCAAATTCAGTGTCACTGTTGAATCCATCGGATGTTCTTAAGCTTTTGCAGTCCCTTGTACGTATAATCGAGTCTAG GGGGGCTGTCCTGGTTTGTGCTCTTTCATGGCTGAGAAGTTTACTACTACAACATGCAAGCGGAATAATGTCCCAAGAATCTTCTTTACTTGCCTTGAACACTTTATATCAG CTCATAGAATCTAGAGTTTCAACTTTCAATCAAGCTCTTCAACTATCCAGTAGCTTGGACTTACTTTATGCAGGA ATTGTTGACGAGGgcgaagaagaaaatgaaaccaTAACACCGGCATTTTTCGAGGACAACAGCGATGAGGATACGACTGGAGATGCCATGGAAACAGAAAGTGATGAGAATGGCGAAGAACCAGAAAAATCTTGGTGA